A window of the Henckelia pumila isolate YLH828 chromosome 3, ASM3356847v2, whole genome shotgun sequence genome harbors these coding sequences:
- the LOC140892590 gene encoding DNA-directed RNA polymerases II, IV and V subunit 12, which yields MDPQPEPVSYICGDCGQENTLKPGDVIQCRECGYRILYKKRTRRIVQYEAR from the exons ATGGATCCTCAGCCGGAACCAGTTAGCTATATCTGTGGAG ATTGCGGACAAGAGAACACTCTGAAGCCAGGGGATGTGATTCAGTGCCGTGAATGCGGTTACCGTATTCTTTACAAGAAACGCACCCGCAGAA TTGTCCAATATGAAGCTCGTTGA
- the LOC140892807 gene encoding CASP-like protein 2A1: MDTKDHGAVSSGSTAVEMGLGVAEESGRGSTAGMRTTETLLRILPMALCIASLVIMLKNSQTNEYGTLSYSDLGSFKYLVHASWISAGYSLLSAVAAAVPRHSTMSWAWTFFLLDQLFTYIILAAGAVSVEVVYLAYKGDVSLTWSDACVTYGGFCRKATASVVITFTATLCYMGLSLISSYRLFTKYEAPEVAYT, encoded by the exons atggataccAAAGATCATGGTGCAGTTTCCTCAGGCTCCACTGCGGTGGAAATGGGCCTAGGTGTGGCGGAGGAAAGCGGTCGTGGAAGCACCGCCGGCATGCGCACGACGGAGACGCTGCTGAGGATTCTGCCGATGGCCCTCTGCATAGCTTCACTTGTAATAATGCTCAAGAATTCTCAGACCAATGAATATGGAACCTTGTCTTATTCTGATCTTGGATCTTTCAA ATATTTAGTGCATGCAAGTTGGATTAGCGCCGGCTACTCCTTGTTGTCGGCTGTCGCGGCGGCGGTGCCCCGCCACTCCACCATGTCCTGGGCTTGGACCTTCTTTCTCCTGGACCAG CTGTTCACGTACATTATACTGGCGGCCGGAGCCGTATCGGTGGAGGTGGTGTACTTAGCATATAAAGGCGATGTGTCCCTGACATGGAGTGACGCTTGCGTCACGTACGGCGGATTCTGCCGGAAGGCCACCGCATCGGTAGTCATCACATTTACGGCAACGCTTTGTTATATGGGGCTGTCACTTATTTCCTCCTACAGGCTCTTCACCAAATATGAAGCACCCGAAGTTGCTTATACATAG